From the Candidatus Krumholzibacteriia bacterium genome, the window AACTACCGCTACGTGGGCCGGCTGGTCCTGGAGTTCGATGCGAGTGGTGACGTGGTCGGTGTCGACCCCACCTCGGGTCCGGTGCGCGTGGTCGGGACGACCTTCGCCGACGGCGTGACCCCCGACGTGACTGCCGACACGACCATCGAACAACCGGTACAAGCGGCTCTCGACGCACTCGCCGGCAACGTGATCGCCCAGAGCGAGGTGGACCTCGACGGGCAGCGCAACAGCGTCCGCTTCTTCGAGACGAACCAGGGCAATCTGGTGGCCGACGCGCTGCGCTGGGTCGCCACCCGCCAGGCGGCGGACTTCGGCGTCCCGGCTCCCGATGTCGCCCTGCAGAACGGCGGCGGTATGCGCGACGATCGGATTCTCCCGGCCGGTCCGGTCACCGAGTTGAACACCTTCGACATCCTGCCCTTCTCGAACTTCGTCACGATCACGCCGAACGTGAGCCGGGCGCAGTTCAAGGAGATCATGGAGAACTGCGTGTCGCGTGCGCTGCCGGCCGACGGTGGCTCCGGCACCGGCCGCTTCGCCCAGGTCTCGGGCATGAGCTTCCTGTGGGACGTGACCGGCACCGCTCAACAGATCGACCCGGTCACGGGCACCATCACGACGCCGGGAACCCGGATCGTCGAGATCACCCTGGACGACGGCACCCTGATCGTGGCGGGTGGTGAGGTCGTGGCCGGCCCCGACCTGAGCGTGACCACCGTGAACTTCCTGGCCAACGGCGGTGACCCATACCCGCATCTGAGCAACTTCACCCGACTCGCTGCCACCTATCAGTCGGCGCTGCAGCAGTACCTGAGCTCGTCCGAGGGCCTGAGCGGACTCGTGACCGCCGGTGGGTACCCCGAGGGCGGTGAGGGCAGGATCACGCGATTCGATCCCGTCAGCATCGCCGACGGCGAGGACCAGGTCGTTCCGGTGAGTCGGACCCTTGCTCTGGAGCAGAACGCGCCGAACCCGTTCAACCCGCTCACGAACATCGCCTTCTCACTGCCGAAGGCCCAATCCGTGCGTCTGTCGATCTTCGACACGCGCGGACGTCTGGTGAACACGCTGGTGAACGGCACGGTCGAAGCCGGTGACCACACGGTGGTGTGGAACGGCGTCGATCGGAACGGCCGGACCGCGGCGTCGGGGCAGTACTTCTACGTGCTGAGCACCGACAACCGTCGACTGTCGCGAAGCATGCTCCTGCTGAAGTAGATCCCCCGTCGTGCCTCGCGACGACGGCAGGAGGGGGACCCGGCCGGGTCCCCCTTCGTCGTCGCCGGCCGGACGCCGACTAGAACCGTGCCGTCGTCTGCAGGTACAGGCTGAACGCCGCGTCGAGCTCCGCGGCCTCGGCCGCGGGATCGAAGTCCGGGTCGTAGGCCGGGTCGCCGAGTCGCCGCAGGATCTCGTTGGCCGCCTGGGCCGCCGACTGCTCCTGCCAGTCCCCAGGAATCCAATAGGCCAGTTCCAGCGAGAAGCTCAGCGACTCGTCGACCTCGAAACGGGCGGTCGCGTCGATCTCGCTGCCGAGGGTCGAGTTGAAGGACTCGTTGCCACGGTAGAAGACCGGACCCGCGTCGCGGACGTCGGCGAACACGCGGCGGGCACCGTACAGCGGACCGTCGACCGTGTACCAGGCATCGACCTCCTCGACCACGCCGAACCAGTGGTAGTCGAGCCACAGGGTCCAGCCGTTCCCGGCGTCCACGCCGGCGCGGCCGCGCACACCCAGCACGTTCGACCATCCGACCAGGTCCATCGCGCCGAGCGGATCGTGGCGCCGGGGGAAGAGCGGGACGTAACCCGAGATCTCGTCGTCTTTGCGATCGTCGTCGCCCGAGGCGAAATCCACCTGCAGTCCGAGCCAGCTCTCGACCTCGCCGTCGGAGGGCAGGACGTAGTCCACGCCGGCGTAGGCCGCATAGCCGGCGTGGTCACGAGCCACGACCTCTCCGTCGGCCAGTGTCTTCGGGGCATCTCCGAACTGGACCGCGCCCTCGCCGTAGACCGTGACCCGTTCGTCCGCGTACTCGAAGCGCGCCCCCGTGGTGAAGAGATTCGCGGTGTTGTTCTCGTCGACGAGGACACGCGTCTCGGGATCGAAGAGGTCGCCGGCATCGCGGTACACGTCGAGCACGTAGACCTCGACGTCGAGCTCTTCGCTCGGTTCGTACTGCAGGTAGGCACCGAACAGAGCGCTCTCGACTCCACCGGCCGTGACGGCGGCACCACTGTTGATCGACGACACCCCACCGGTCTCGCGGAGCTTCATGGCGAAGAGGTCGAAGAAGCCGAAGTCCTCGATGTCGTAGAGCATGCGCACCCCGTCGAAGCTGCGGCCGACCTCGTCCCACTGGTTCGCCGCGATCTGCCGCCCGCGGCCGTAGCTCATCTCCTGACGGCCGATACGCAGCGACAGCGGTGAATCGTAGACGTCCTCGACGTTCAGAT encodes:
- a CDS encoding 5'-nucleotidase C-terminal domain-containing protein is translated as NYRYVGRLVLEFDASGDVVGVDPTSGPVRVVGTTFADGVTPDVTADTTIEQPVQAALDALAGNVIAQSEVDLDGQRNSVRFFETNQGNLVADALRWVATRQAADFGVPAPDVALQNGGGMRDDRILPAGPVTELNTFDILPFSNFVTITPNVSRAQFKEIMENCVSRALPADGGSGTGRFAQVSGMSFLWDVTGTAQQIDPVTGTITTPGTRIVEITLDDGTLIVAGGEVVAGPDLSVTTVNFLANGGDPYPHLSNFTRLAATYQSALQQYLSSSEGLSGLVTAGGYPEGGEGRITRFDPVSIADGEDQVVPVSRTLALEQNAPNPFNPLTNIAFSLPKAQSVRLSIFDTRGRLVNTLVNGTVEAGDHTVVWNGVDRNGRTAASGQYFYVLSTDNRRLSRSMLLLK
- a CDS encoding alginate export family protein; its protein translation is MRRPIAPVAAALAVVAVVSSDAPAAEPEFDGEIRARQSVFLNGDFDSDADDADNFATLRTRVGMRFVAGDHASAYVQFQDTRAFGEPAGTRVSLEQVDLHQGYLNVEDVYDSPLSLRIGRQEMSYGRGRQIAANQWDEVGRSFDGVRMLYDIEDFGFFDLFAMKLRETGGVSSINSGAAVTAGGVESALFGAYLQYEPSEELDVEVYVLDVYRDAGDLFDPETRVLVDENNTANLFTTGARFEYADERVTVYGEGAVQFGDAPKTLADGEVVARDHAGYAAYAGVDYVLPSDGEVESWLGLQVDFASGDDDRKDDEISGYVPLFPRRHDPLGAMDLVGWSNVLGVRGRAGVDAGNGWTLWLDYHWFGVVEEVDAWYTVDGPLYGARRVFADVRDAGPVFYRGNESFNSTLGSEIDATARFEVDESLSFSLELAYWIPGDWQEQSAAQAANEILRRLGDPAYDPDFDPAAEAAELDAAFSLYLQTTARF